GAGAAGAGAAGCTCGGAACTCTCAAACGCTTTCCAAGAATCTTCGCTTATCACCAGAAGAACTGTTGGGAAACACAACTCgggtttgtattttttttaagggTAAAATTTATAAAGCAATTGCACCataataagaaaaaaagttggcaGGCTATAAGATTGGCTGTGAGTATGCTCACGCAGACCGCGCCACTGTGTAGATCCACGAATCGAAAGCCTCACTAATACGACACGTATTCTCTGTTGCTATTTACAGATCGATGGCGAAAGATGAATTTCGCTCCAGTTTGTTTTGGTGCGAAGAATCAAGAGTTTGGCAGATTTTCCGTCCACTACGTCTCTGGTGGAAAGCTCTCTGCAGTAAAATTGGTTCACTTGTACGGTTACGTGACGTGCGACAGTCGCCACGTTTCCTACTGGTCCTACTGGGGCTGTGGTGACTACTACTCCGGTGACAGGATCGCCGTTGTCATAACAACTGCGACCAATCATGTTCTTTTGCCGCAAAGCCAGTTCATTGTTGCTCAAGGTTCTAAATGGTCCAAAGTTCCCGGATACACCTCGGTCTCTCCTGAGCTTGAGTTGTCGTTTTTTAACCCTTATTCGGTCCAGTCAGGCCAAAAGCTCCGCCTGTGGTATGGCGAAGATTTGATGAATGTTAGCGAGGGAGACAATGGGGGAAGAGCCTGCGTCGATATTTATGCAATCTATATCTGAGACATCCTGGAATGCTTTTCCAGATCCTAACAGATTTTGTAGCTTCGTTAAGGGGTTTTTATTATGATAGCTTTTTACTCGCAAATGTAATCTTGGCTACCAGTCTTCAGGATTTTTGCTATGCCAACCTGGAGCGGATGGGAAAAATTTCGAAATTTCACTGGTTTTTTCCTTATTTGTATCTTGATTAAGAAAAGGGTTTTCGGATTTAAAATGCTTAAGAAATAATAACGAAACAATAATCTAAACTATAAAGGACATAAAATATgggatttgtttttcatttcatttgcacACTTTCAAATAAACTGAGGGCATATAAAGGAAGACTTGTTTTGTATCATCGTGGTTTGCCTCGCATTTGAACGCTTTCTGTTGACGTGGAAAAAAGTTTGAACGTGAAAGCACAAGCAGCATAGCTACTACCGTCACAGCGAGATTCTGgaaaataataatcaatatcTAGATTCCCTTTGCATTGAGTTAGTTAAACTCGGCGCACTGTGTGCTCCAAAGTCCTAAAATGTAAAATAACAGCAAGAAAGTTAAATAAGACTATtttatgaaatggtatatgaaatgaatcatatatgaactgcggatatgaaatcaagtgaagctatgatcttcgcagttatgttcgcaatttatacaattgcgtagagaagcctgaaaaattcaggacttcaacggggcttgaacccgtgacctcgcgattccggtgcgacgctctaaccaactgagctatgaagccactgacgttgggagctggtcatttgtgggttctaatggtccagtgaggaatgaatcaattatgaaatggtatatgaaatgaatcatatatggatcatataccatttcataattgattcattcctcacgggaccattagaacccacaaatgaccagctcccaacgtcagtggcttcatagctcagttggttagagcgtcgcaccgaaatcggaggtcacgggttcaaaccccgttgaagtccggAATTTATtatcatatatgattcatttcatataccatttcataattgattcattcctcacgggaccattagaacccacaaatgaccagctcccaacgtcagtggcttcatagctcagttggttagagcgtcgcaccggaatcgcgaggtcacgggttcaaaccccgttgaagtcctgaatttttcaggcttctctacgcaattgtataaattgcgaacataactgcgaagatcatagcttcacttgaagacTATTTTACTCACTCAATATTGTTTTTACCACTTGAAAATAAAATCTATATCTTCGCGTCGCCGAGTAATATCGAGCTCTGTATCGAACTGGATCGATTGGAGTTTATACGGATTTCACATTAGATCGAAAGCTCTGAAAAGGATCTCTGTTTCGCCTTTGAAAAGCTACAAGATAGTTCAAGCCTGAAATGCAATAGTCCAGAACTACAGAACTGATTGTTACCAGATTACATGAATAACGCAGTCAATTCATGGTCGGCAGATACTAGGGGACTAGTCCCTGCGTCTAGTCCTAAGTTCCATCGCGATTTTTGTCAAACATCTAGCCACAGTGAACCAAATATGGTCCTTGTGACTTGTCCTACTATAGCTAagtcaaactggtttgaaagcttaaaaaatGTTACCAAATTCCCTTCATTAAGTCGCTGCacacttttatatattttttagttttctttgtttctataGTAAGCAAGAATGCCTTGGAACAGTAACGTGTGTTTGGAGACAtttaatatggaaaaaaaactgTATACACTGAAATAGCCAGTGACTcagaaataagccaatcacaacgcTTCATCATCAGTCCGACAAAGTCTTGTAGAGGGTTCGCAAAAATCCTAAGAAACTGGTTAAATATCTGCTCGTGTTGTCCTTAAAAGCTCAAGTAAGGAATATGTACAGCCGGACCCCGTTTTCTTATAAGAAAATGTAAGGGCGTTTCACCGGGACAAAAAAGGAGGCCGTAGTAGCGAGGAGACCTTATTGACGAGGTGACCGTAaggcggggttccactgtatttaCAAGTACTCATAAAGACTGCTTTCTCAACTAGTTCGTTCAATAAACATATAGTGAACATCGCAATGTTTTTTTAGATCTGAACCAATAGGGTTTctttaaatttgtgaaaaatttgTCATTCTAAAGAAGTTCAGCTTTTATTCGAAAGGTTGAACTTTGGAAATGAAATCATCTTTTCAtacatcagaaaaaaaaacactatgtAATCTGATTAgagcaggggggggggggggtgccgCTGGCAGCTGCCTTTGATCCCGCCGCTTGTCTGGTTTCGATGACCGCACCAGTAAAGAAAACTGtcaatcatttgaaaaccgtAATGAGCATGCGTACAACGCGAACATAACAAGAGGAAACCGCAGCGTGTTTGACCGCCATTTCTCTTCAGGAAGAAGTGAAATAGGCCTgttgttattttccttttcgtTATCGCCTTCTTTAGGAATAGGTATCACTTCGGCTATTTTCCATTCCGAGGGAAAGGTGCATGTTTCAATTGAGCAATTAACTATAGAGGTGATCGTTCGGAGGATCGGTGCGAGGCAGTCTTTGATAACGCGAATAGGGATTTTATCAATCCCGGGAGACTTGTTGGAAACAATTGACGCTACGATGCCCTCAAATTGTTTACTCTCCACGGTATTTAGCTCTGCTGGTTTCATTCTATTTTATCTTAAGGAATAGTGTTTTTGACGTTTTTCCATCGCATGGAGGTGGTTTTGGGATGTGTGGAAACCTGAAAAGCTGTAGCGAAGCAAATGGAGGTTTTTGCATGGATTTGTTTCTGCAACACATGGTTCGCTAGTTAAGGACCGAggttcgaaagggtttcaacacttagaagactctcTGCTTAGATCAAATAaagctacaacactgtatcatgtaacagcaatgttatggtaccatatgaaacaccgattatttccaaacaagatgcgATCTTTATTGTGGTGTAATAAGGTACCTTGGAAacaggaaagcccagcaaaaacaatctatattttggatttagttgctcatatctcaaaaacgaacacgGTGACACCCTTTTTTTGCGCTGAAAAGcgattagaaggccacgatgaaactttcggcaaagttttaaaaaaatatgtccagaggattcagagctaactttaaaaaatcgcaaaattaaggtggctctgaatccactagacagaatttttcaaactttgcagaaagttacatcatgcccttctgattacttttcaaaaataaaaaatgagggtcatcgagttcgtttttgagatataagcaactaaagacaaagtaaagggtgtttttacagggcttgcccgttgccacggtgacatattacgtcacaataatgaccatatcttgttcagcaattaTTCGTGTTTCGTTTAATTGGTACCACcatattgccaatacatgatacaacgttgtggtgccgatccttctaatgagagcgtcacttggaagcgttgaaactggttcgagcctccttaaattaaTCTATCTCGGCGATAAAGGATCTCTACCTTGCCACTTTGTAAATGGACTAAGCATATCCAGATAGCGCTTGTTGTTCCTGCCCATGAGCCGCCACTTGATATCACTATTTTTATGGATATTGTCAAGAAACCCGGTTCTATTGCTAAACCTTCGAAAACTCATAGTTCTTGTGAGGATGGTTTTGCTCTAAATTTGCATATTGTACCTCTGCAACTTACAACATACTCTCGAACTCAGTTACTTGCTATTCGACGTTCTGCTTGTTTTGTCCCGTCATCTTATGTGCTAAACTCTCTCTTCAGGTTTCGGAGGTCTCGAGGAGGTAAACGGCGAATTCCTGGAAAAAAAACCTAACCCTTCCTTCAATACGGATACAGAGATTCAATACGGCGAGCATGGCGACTGGAAGCAAAGCGTTGATTCTCCCACTATGTATGCGCTGATTTAAATGGCAGCACTTTTCAGAGCTCCTCCCAGtttttatatatttatgtaAGTTTTACTTCCAGGAAGCTTCAACAAGGTCGACATGAGTTCTCTTAAGCGTCTTTGGCCTCGTTACAGGGGAATACGAGCTGGCCGTCTTGTTCAAGAGCGCAGCAAATTTCGCCGTTTTAAAATAAGCACGTTTCAGCAGCAAGGAGTGGGCTACGGCCTAGACAAACCATCTTGGCGTGTTTTCCAACAAGCCCACAACACGTCAAACTGTGTATGCATAACACCAACTTCAATCTCTGCAAGGAAGGGTTCTCCATCTGCCTATGTTCCATCGCTATATCTATCGAACGTTATGTCCCTGGCTCCCAAGATTGACGACGTCCGCCATGTGGCTCAATATGAAAATTTGGATTGTGTTTGTATAACTGAATCATGGCTTCGTAGTCACATTCATGACAGCGTTGTTGCGTTTAGAGGCTTCAATCTAGTGCGAAAGGACAGAGTTGATTCTATCCATGGAGGGGTTTGCGCATACATTAGAGATAATATCAACTTTACTATCCTGGAAGATTTAGAAGATTCATCTTTCGAAGTGCTTTGGTTGAAGTTACGCCCTGCTCGTCTCCCGAGGGGATACTGTTGTATTGTGCTAGGAATAATTTATCATCTGCCAAACGACAACGACCCTGCAATTTTAGATTATCTGTGGCAGAGTTTGTCATCCATTGAATCGCGTTTTCCCAACTGTGGTTTGCTTATCGTTGGAGATTTCAATCGGCTAAAAACCAAGCGTCTTCAGAACATTTTTGATCTCAAACAGATTGTTACTTTTCCCACGCGAGGCGATAGAACACTAGACCTTGTCTTAACAAATCTGAAAGAGTACTACCAGGACCCTATTCAACGTCCTCCCCACGGTCTATCAGATCATATGTCCGTAGAGATACAGCCAAAGGATAGATCCCAGCTTTCCGACTCGAGattaacaattaaaacaagagaCTTGAAACCCAGCAATCGCTTGGCTATGCGCACTTACCTCCAAGAAGTTGACGTACACACCCTTGTTGGCAACGCGCACGGCTGCGCGGAGAAAGTGTCAACCTTTCAGTCAATAATCCAACATGATCTAGATAGTGTACTGTCCTTGCGATCTAAAACGATCCATTCTAGAGACCCGCCCTGGGTTAAATTCAGCCTTGAAAGACCTAATCAAACGGCGGCAAAGGGCTCTCGCGGAAAATAATCAGCCAATGTTTCGATTCCTGCGGAACCGAGTGAACCGTAGGCGCAAGATCTGCAGGCAGCGGTACTACGACTCCAAAGTTAGTCAGCTTAAGGAGTGTAAACCGTCTGCCGGGTGGAACGAAGTTAAGAAGCTGAGTGGCATGTCATCGGCCGTTAGGGACTCGAACGAGCTAATGAGATCATTACAGCACATAAGTGAGGAGCCTGTTAGCGCCTCAGATCTGGCAAATCTGATCAACGATACTTTCACTTTCCCCAATGCAGGACTTTACACCGTTATCTGCTGAAATCTTCCAGCTGCCGCAAGACCATTCCACCCCGCATCCATTTGCCGTTGCTGTGCATGCTGTTTACCTTCAGCTAGCGTCGATTAACCCTCGGAAAGCGTCCGGACCCGATGGTATTCCTGCATGGTTGTTAAAGGAAAATGCTAATCTCCTCTCTGATACGGTAACAGACATTATTAACTGCTCCTTTGGTGAAAACCGCCTACCACCTTCTTGGAAATCTGCTGATACCGTACCGATTCCAAAGCAAAAACCAATCAAGGATGTAAACAAACACCTACGTCCCATCTCGCTAACGCCCCTTCTCTCTAAAGTGGCAGAGGAGTTTGTAGTTGCGGAACACTTGCGACCATCAATTCTCAAGAAAATCGGAGATAACCAATTTGGGGCCATACCAGCATCCTCAACAACGTATGCGCTAATCAGTATGGTGCACTCCTGGACCAAACACACCGATGGAACAGGATCCACTGTCAGGGTCGTCTTATTCGATTACCGTAAGGCTTTCGACTTGATAGACCACACGCTTCTCGCTAGGAAGCTGCTGGCCCTAGACTTGCCGGTTGGCGTTTCGTTTTGGATCATCGATTTCCTTACCGACCGCACGCAGAGAGTCAAGTTGGGTGAAGACTGCTTGTCTGAATGGAGGAACGTACCGGCAGGGGTGCCTCAGGGAACTAAACTCGGCCCGTGGCTGTTTATTCTCATGATTGATGATATCAACACCAGTAATACGGAACTGTGgaaatatgtggatgacacaacTATTGCAGAGTGTGTTGACAAGAAGAAAGACAGCCGTATCCAATCTGATGTTGAGGAACTGATCACCAAGTCCAACCAAAACAAGTTCCAGCTAAACGAGTCGAGGTGTAAGGAACTACGGATTTCGTTCGCTAAACCGGCCGCGGTCTTTGCTCCCATTGTTATCAACGGGGAAGCAATAGAGAAAGTGTCCACTGTTAAGTTGTTAGGTCTAAACATATCATCCGATCTCCGGTGGAACTGCCATGTTGCTGAAATAAGTAAAAAAGTAGCGAGTCGATTATACTTTCTTAGACAACTGAAGAGAGCGAATATTCCCGCCAAAGATTTGTTAATCTTTTACTTGGCCTGTATGCGCCCAGTAATGGAATACGCATGCCCGGTGTTCCATAACGCGCTCCCCGCATATTTATCTGCAGAGCTAAAACAGCTACAGAAGCGTGCCATGCGAATTATTTTTCCGTTTGTACCATATAGGGACGCATTACACCAAGCCAACTTGGAGACGCTCTCTGGACGCAGGCAGTCTATCACAACTAAGCTTTTCAATTCCATCACTTGTAACTCAGACCATAAATTCCATGGGCTCTTACCACCACGTAATAGTTGTGAATCTAATTTAAGACGAAAGAGGAATTGTAATGTCCCTCCGGCTGAGACGAAGAGACTTAAGAACACTTTTATATATAGCAATTGTAATGAAATTTTTAGCTACATTTGAgtacatttttattatatttcttcTCATATTTTTTATTAGATTTTATTGTTGTAACGATTAATCTAATTCAGCTTTTGGCTGCGATTTTAATcagaataaactatctatctatctatctactaATTCTTACTTCTATGCTCGTCACTGGCTTGCTGAACTTCTGCTGCTACGAGGAGGATACATTTCTATCTTATGGGTTGCGTCCTTCTGTGAGATGGGAGGCGAGAGCGGTGATACAAGTAGCCGCAACTTCGAAAGATGTCAGGCAGTGAGGTCGTGGCTGTGGAAGCGCATTTTTACCTTCGAGGATCAACTAAACTGCGAACAGTAACAGTACTTTTCAACTCCATCGCATCATTAACGCGGGAGACGTTCAAACAAATCCGGGACCAAGAAATAGCATGAAACAACCGAAATATCCCTGCAAGGAGTGAGGAAAGAATGTTCGATCGAATCAAGATGCCTTGCTGTGTGCCGATTGAAATTCGTGGGTGCATGCTAAATGTCTAGGTCTAATTAAGGCTGCGTACTATTTGGACTATCCTGACATCGACTGGACATGTTTATTGAGCAGTCTTCCCTACGCGACCATGGATTACCCGTTTGAAATAGATTCCAACATGCAAGTAACAACTAATACTACGATGGAAACGAGCTACTTTGAAAGCGATTATGCTAATGAGGACCTTCCGAATTCCCAAGGTGAGTTTGATTctcgaagaaaggaaaaacaattcgAATATCGCTTTTGTTGCACATTTGAATATTAACAGCATACAAAACAAGTTTGAAGAACTAAAATTACTGAATGACGAACTGAAAGCCCACATACTTATTGTATCGGAAACCAAAATTGATCGTTCGTATCCTGTTCACCAGTTCAAATACAAGGATACCAGCTTTTTCGCAAAGAGAAAGTCAAAGGAGGAGGTGGGCTCATTGCTTATTTCTCTACGACTATACCCTCTAAGAAACTGAAACCTATAAGACGCTGGAAGCTATAGCAGTTGAATGCAGTGTAAGAAGGAGCGAAATATTGTTCTTAGCGCTTTACAGGCCGCCTAAATTAAAAACTCCAGAAAGAACAATGATCTCAGTGGATCAAAATACCAGCAAAACATTGAGGTCGAAATGAATGATATTTGTCAGTGGGCGTGCCTTCAAAAGCAGTGCATAGTTATTTTGGCTGACTTGACTATGGACCGGCTTGTTCCTGATCGAGGTCAGGGGAAGATGCGTAGAGATCTGGAGCAAGTATATGACTTGACATGCCTAATAACCAAGCCTACCAGAGTTACAATGCATTCCCAAACACTCTTGGACGTTTTGCTCACTAACACCCCAGAGTTGTTTACAAGGTGAGGAGTGTATGACCTCAAAATAAGCCACCACTATGTGATCTATGGAGAAATGACACATAAAGTTTGTAAGCACAAGCCCAAGACCATAATATGCAGGCAAACTAAGAATACTGACTTCGAACTGTTTGACCAAGATCTAATTAATGCACCCTGCCTAGCACGTTGGTGACATCTTCACCTGCGTAGACGACAAATATGATTATTGGAGAGGACTATTTGAAAGTGTTGCCAATCAGCACGCGCGAGTCAAAAGGAAAAGAGTGAGGGAAGAGGATATTCCTTACAGGACACAGGAACAAACAAAAGGGAGTATGCTAAAAAGTTTGCCAAAGACCGCACCACTGAGAATCTGGAACTGTAAAGGAAGTATTGAAATATAGCTACATGGGAGTGCAGAAAAGCAATCGGAGCGTACTGGTACAATACGGCGGACGAACATAAATCAAGACCATCAAAATTTTACAACACGTTCAAACCTTTTATTACTAACGAGCAAAGAATCGGCAGCAATATACCTTAAACGGAGGGTGATAATGCAGTCAAGGATCAAACGGAAGTGGCAGAGATACTTACCAACTACTTCGCTAAAACTGCACTAGGTATCGGAGGAGATCACGTAAATAATTTTACAGAAGAGGACCACAGTGACCACAGCAGTGTTAAGACTGGAAAAGATTAATCCAAAGAAGTCCAGTGGATGGGACACAGGACTACCACCAAAATTACTCAAGAATGTTGCTAAAGGAACAGCAGCATCGTTGACCAGTCTCTATAACAACTGCATACAGCAGAGTACCTGGCCTAGCGCCTGGAACATGGGTGTGTGGACACCATTATCGCCCTATCACTTCTCTCATAGCTGTCgataaaatatttgaatttttgcTGAGCAATCAGGTGACTAGCCATTATGTTGAAACGTTGTACATTGACAGCCTACAGAAAAAGACACAGCTGCGAAACAACCTTGCTTACGCTGATTGAGGATTGGAAACAATCCTTCGATAGCAAGCAACTGGTATCAGTGTTATTTACAGATATAAGCAAGGCCTTTGATTCTCTCAACCATTCCCTGACGATAAAGAAATTGCGGGCTCATGGATTTGGTGGGCGCTCACTTAACTTTATGCGATCGTTTTTCGACAACAGACTAAACAGAGTAAAAATGTGTGACGCTACTAGTGACTGGATAAAAATGAAAAGGGGATGTCCTCAAGGATCGTCTTTCGGTCCCTTACTATGTAACATCTACCAGAAAGATATGTCAGCTGATGTTAAAGACACAAATCTAAC
This portion of the Montipora capricornis isolate CH-2021 chromosome 11, ASM3666992v2, whole genome shotgun sequence genome encodes:
- the LOC138023550 gene encoding uncharacterized protein, translating into MNSFVVCVYVFILGLLAVKIPAGVYRSEGPGRNPRLLEKRSSELSNAFQESSLITRRTVGKHNSDRWRKMNFAPVCFGAKNQEFGRFSVHYVSGGKLSAVKLVHLYGYVTCDSRHVSYWSYWGCGDYYSGDRIAVVITTATNHVLLPQSQFIVAQGSKWSKVPGYTSVSPELELSFFNPYSVQSGQKLRLWYGEDLMNVSEGDNGGRACVDIYAIYI